A region from the Plasmodium berghei ANKA genome assembly, chromosome: 9 genome encodes:
- a CDS encoding CRAL/TRIO domain-containing protein, putative, whose translation MPENRNNTYLSEKVLAYTPTKDEIKYYHKTGEKSIRYIFCKQELDSFEKEKVQGLKDYINNAINKETELAKDMKGPYPQRTYDNIFQNTVFSDDNYVLRFLQGNEFVYDKCYIDMLRHLKWRDENLPINHEDIKDIIDNGYIYIHGRDKQMHPIIVINCKRFITVNTKDVLKVAYYWMEFIISNLFVEGKIEQWRVIIDLSSCNVLNIPITTLKEISQSLSCNYRSRLSKMLVLSAPFFISGMWHMLKSIIPYNTQKKISITSSELDKKLLEQVDPDQLEKKFGGACENTTIFSEPTLP comes from the exons ATGCCAGAAAATAGAAACAATACATACTTATCTGAAAAAGTTTTAGCATATACCCCAACTaaagatgaaataaaatat TATCATAAAACTGGAGAGAAATCCataagatatatattttgtaaacaAGAGTTAGATTCatttgaaaaagaaaaagttCAAGGACTAAaagattatataaataatgcaATTAATAAAGAAACAGAATTAGCTAAAGACATGAAAGGCCCTTACCCCCAACGCAcatatgataatatttttcaaaatactGTTTTTAGTGATGATAATTATGTGCTACGATTTTTACAAGG AAACGAGTTTGTTTATGATAAATGCTACATTGACATGCTTAGACATTTAAAGTGGAGAGATGAAAACCTTCCAATAAATCATGAAGATATTAAAGACattata GACAatggatatatttatattcacGGACGAGATAAACAAATGCATCCAATTATTGTTATCAATTGCAAACGCTTCATTACTGTTAATACG AAGGATGTTTTAAAGGTTGCTTATTACTGGATGG aatttattatatcaaatttatttgttgAGGGAAAAATAGAGCAATGGCGAGTTATCATAGACTTATCATCATGTAATGTTTTAAACATACCTATAACAACATTAAAGGAGATATCTCAGAGTTTAagt TGTAACTATAGGTCAAGATTGTCGAAAATGCTTGTTTTGAGCGCGCCTTTCTTTATATCCGGAATGTGGCATATGCTTAAATCTATCATACCt taTAATacccaaaaaaaaatttctaTCACCTCGTCAGAACTTGAT aaaaaattgCTTGAACAAGTTGACCCAGACCAGTTAGAGA AAAAATTTGGAGGGGCATGTGAAAATACAACAATTTTTTCAGAGCCAACTCTCCCATAA
- a CDS encoding protein disulfide-isomerase, putative, whose amino-acid sequence MINIFFVYIFLYFFACNINAKYFYPQNEILKVTSNNIQSVFELNEYWLIKFYAPHCVHCKRIWNKITNLRYDVQNENKKKIYFGEVNCDNTNERAICDKYKVSNVPQLKLFKGNELISTFSNDVNNVSILKKWLYYATTPIFHDIYSEEELNNYKTNDSLFLTCSENLNDNLIKVAKLYFEENYFLNIKNQELCTKLSIKNTSLHVQGAHDNFVSNINQMNFEELKHFVNKNRFPLVSKIDHYSFFNIRSSGNNLILLLIDFQNEPDKYIFQFTQFAKRHINLKEYIFSYIDGKYYEENLELYGADSNKFPQIIVFSKNPREYYFEDYFDIDHIQNIIDDIENKRIKPKVEEFTKMAILMAKIKKQINYIIDKSFRTDFKSFIGFICALIMIAFTLVLVFHTMYSFVKKPESQYKMDAKKKIDKRFETR is encoded by the exons atgataaatattttttttgtttatatatttttatatttttttgcgTGTAACATCAATGCAAAGTATTTCTATCCCCAAAATGAAATACTAAAAGTCACTTCCAATAATATCCAAAGTGTATTTGAATTAAATGAGTATTGGCTTATCAAATT CTATGCACCTCATTGTGTGCATTGCAAACGTATTTGGAATAAAATCACAAATTTAAGATATGATGttcaaaatgaaaataaaaaaaaaatttattttggaGAA GTAAATTGTGACAATACAAATGAACGAGCTATATGTGATAAATACAAGGTTTCAAATGTCCCTCaattaaaatt ATTTAAAGGAAACGAATTAATCTCAACTTTTTCAAATGATGTAAATAACGTAtcgattttaaaaaaatggctATATTACGCAACGAC TCCAATATTTcatgatatatattctgAAGAGGAACTAAACAACTACAAAACAAACGACAGTTTATTTCTGACCTGTtcagaaaatttaaat gaCAATTTAATCAAGGTCGCTAAACTATATTTCGAAGAAAACTATTTTCTCAACATTAAGAATCAA GAATTATGCACCAAGTTAAGCATCAAAAATACCAGTTTGCATGTTCAGGGTGCGCatgataattttgtttCTAATATTAATCAAATG AATTTTGAAGAGTTAAAacattttgttaataaaaataggtTTCCCTTAGTAAGCAAAATAGATCACTatagtttttttaacataagGAGTAGCG GAAATAATTTGATATTACTTTTAATTGACTTTCAAAATGAAcctgataaatatatttttcaatttacTCAATTTGCCAAAAG gcatataaatttgaagGAATACATATTTTCCTATATAGatggaaaatattatgaagaA AACTTAGAATTGTATGGCGCCGATTCAAACAAATTTCCTCAAATAATTGTATTTAGCAAAAACCCTCGT gaatattattttgaggACTATTTCGATATTGACCATATACAAAACATAATTG ACGACATAGAAAACAAAAGAATTAAACCTAAAGTGGAGGAATTCACTAAAATGGCCAT ATTAATGGCAAAAATCaagaaacaaataaattatattatcgACAAATCGTTTCGAACCGATTTTAAATCATTCATAGGATTTATATGTGCACTTATTATG attGCCTTTACACTAGTTCTTGTATTTCATACAATGTATTCTTTTGTGAAAAAGCCTGAATCACAATATAAAATggatgcaaaaaaaaaaatagataaaAGATTTGAAACTCGATAA